Genomic DNA from Bacillus oleivorans:
TTAATGCATCAGCACCTTCTAGAAGGCATGGGAGTACCAACAGCAAGCAGGTGAGTTTTGCATGTTGGAGACAGAAAAAGGCTGAACCCTAATAAAAGAGTTTAACCCTGATATTTTCCTCTTCCAAAATGTAAAAAATAATAGGCGAATCCAAAGCCTCCGATCGCTCCAAATACATGTCCGATCCAATTGATATTAGGCTGGAAGGCTGTGAATAAAATACCTAATCCAAGGATCACCATAATAGATTGGCGAATTTGTTTTGGAAAACTGTGCTTTCGAAATAGGATTAAAGCGAAATAAAATCCGAATAAGCCATAAAAGGATCCGCTCGCTCCAAGATGAGCGTAGGTCGGCGGCAATAAGATAAAGGTTGCGAGATTGCCGACAATCCCAGAAAATAGATAGAGATTTAAAAATCCCATTTTTCCCAGTAATTTCTCTAGAAATGGTGAAAAAATCACAACAGCAAGTGAATTCATTAAAAAATGGGTAAAGGACACATGGAGAAAGATAGGAGTTACTAATCTCCAAATTTCACCCTGTTGGATGAAAAAATTAACGCCAATCAATGAATTGATAATTGTACTGTTTGGTAAAAATGGCAGGAAAGCAGCTAAATAAACGATTATATTAATACATACGATCGCAGTAATCATTGGATATTGTTTTATATATTCACGAAAACTCTCGGTTCTTACAAACATAATCTGCTCCTTTCTACATTTGGCAGAACAGGCTAATCCAATACATAATTCTTTATCATACAAGCCATTATACTATATTCGTTTTTATTCTAAATTAGAAGGGGAGGAAGAGCAATTGATACGAGGAATAGGGATAGATATTATTGAAAAAAAGCGGATCGAAAAAGTTATAGAGCGTCAGCCGAGATTTCCGCAGCGCATTTTAACATCTAACGAAATAGCAGAATATGCGCAATACCCTATGAAGCGAAAAATTGAATATTTAGCGGGAAGATTTGCGGCCAAAGAAGCATATGCAAAAGCAAGGGGAGTTGGAATCGGCAAGGAATTATCTTTTCAGTCGATTGAGATACAAAAGGATTCTTTTGGGAAACCGTATTTTTCAAAACCTGTTTCAAAGGGTGTTCATCTAACAATCTCTCATAGTCAGGAGTTTGTTGTGGCACAGGCGATTATAGAGGAAGTTTAGTTTACATACACAGGCATGCATTTGCTTGCAGCTTTATGTTAACAAAATTAAAAACTTTTTTATGCTTGTCAGCTTTACGTGGACATAAATTAAAAACTTGTCTCATATATTTCTATTGCACAAGGAGAGACAAGGAGTCCGAGTCTTTACACCAAGCATAGGTCTGGTCTGATTAAGGAATGTCTTCTAATTCAGTAGTAAAGATAATATTTTTTCCGGAAGAGCGTTCCTGAATCGACCAGTCCAGACACAACATCTTTGAAATCGTCAGCTTGGCTCTGCCCCTCTCTATTTCAGTTAAATGAGACACACAAAGGGGTTGAATGCATGAAAAAGTGGTTGTTGCCATTGTTGTGCCTGGTGTTAATGGTTGTACTAAGTGCCTGTGGAGCAAAGTCCCAAGAGGATGTAGTTGGTGATTTAAACAAAAGGATGGACGATCTTACATCTTACAAAACAAAAGCAAAGATGACACTGCAAATGGGTACGGAACCGCAAGAATACAATGTAGAAGTTTGGCACAACGATCCTGATTTTTATCGGGTTGAGCTGAAAAATTCTCAATCTGATCAAAGTCAAATGATTTTACGGAACAAGGAAGGTGTCTTTGTATTAACACCGGCCTTGAACAAGAGTTTCCGCTTCCAAAGTGATTGGCCTAAGAACTCTAGTCAGCCTTACCTTTACGAGTCTCTTGTTCAGGATATTATGGAAGATCCTGAGGCAACCTTTAAAGAGACGGAAAAGCATTATGTATTTGAAACGAAAACCCGTTATCAAAACAACAAAATGCTGCCTATGCAAGAAATTACACTATCCAAGGAAGATCTATCGCCTGTTAGTGTAAAAGTAATGGACACAGATCGTAACCCATTAGTTACAGTTGAATTTAGTGACACGGAATTTAACTCAAAATTTAACCCGGATGCATTTGATATGAAAAGGAATATGGAAGGGGCTCAATTAGATAAAGAAACAGCAGCAGATGTTGACGAAGAACAATCACAGGGTGATGAATTTGCTGTTATGTACTCTAATGATGTCGCTGCCAAACTTATTGAAGAAAAGATGATTGATACTGAAGATGGAAATAGAGTCATTCAAATGTATCAGTATCAATCTGCGGATTCAACTAAGAAATTTACGTTAATTCAGGAAAAAGCAGAAATTATGCCTGCCGGTGCAATGGCATCAACACCTGTGAATGGTGAGCCTGTGGATTTAGGCTTTACAGTTGGAGCGATGACGGCAACAGGTATTCAATGGACCTACGATGGAGTTGAATATATGCTTGCTTCTTCTGAATTAACACCAGAAGAAATGGTAAGTGTGGCTCGTTCTGTACAAGGAACTATGGTAAAATAATTAATAAGAAGAGAAGCAGGTTCTCTCTAGCAGGGAGCCTGTTTTCATTTCACACTTAGGAAGTATAAAATTTTAGCAACGATGTAAAATCGCCACAGTAAATATTTTTAGGTATAAAGTACGACGGGCAGGAGACATGAGTCAAGCGAGGCCACAGGACGTGGCGTTTCGAGCGTGATAAGCGCAACTAGGCCATCGCCATCGCCTGCGCCTAACCTAAAGCGCTAGCCAAGTTTCTTTATTACATTTGTCTGAAGGGGCATGGTCCAAAATGACATTTCTTCGTGATACATGGGCAGAAGTAAATTTAGATGCGATTGAATGGAACGTTAAAAAAATGAGGGAGTTTCTTTCAGATGACGTTCAAATTATGGCAGTTGTGAAAGCGAACGCATACGGGCATGGAGATCTAGAGGTTGCCGAGACTGCACTTGAATCAGGTGCCAGTATGGTAGCTGTCGCAATTTTAGACGAAGCCATTGCACTTCGAAAAAAAGGGATAAAAGCTCCGATTTTAGTATTAGGTGCATCAAGACCTGAGGATGCTCCGCTTGCAGCTGCCCATGATATATCGGTGACGGTTTTTCAAGCAGGATGGCTTGTAAAAGCAGAACGGCATCTTGGTATCCATCCTTTAAAAATTCATATTAAATGTGATACGGGAATGGGTCGCTTAGGGGTCCTAAGTTTTTCAGAATTAAACGAACTGGTGCAAATGGTAAAGCAATCCCCTCAGTTCATCTGGGAAGGGATCTACACCCACTTTGCTACAGCTGATCAGATAGATGAACGCTATTTTCAAAAGCAGCTGACCATGTTTGATTCTTGGATGGAACAGCTTGACGAGAAACCAAGTATGATTCATGCAAGCAATAGTGCAGCGGCTATGAAGCAAGATAGTAAGAAATTTAATGCAATCCGAATGGGAATATCGATGTACGGCCTTTCTCCGTCCCCAGAAATTAAACCATTTCTTCCATTTGAACTAAAGCCAGCATTGTCCCTTTATACAAAAATAGTTCATGTGAAGCGGGTCGAAAAGGGATCGGCTATAAGCTACGGAAACACCTATGTAGCTGAACAGGGTGAATGGATTGCTACACTTCCGATTGGGTATGCAGATGGATGGATTCGAAAAAATCAGGGAAAAGACGTTTCCCTTGAAGGGATTCGGGTTCCGATTGTAGGAAGAGTCTGCATGGATCAATGTATGATTAAACTTCCTGATTATTACCCTGAAGGAACAAAGGTTTGTTTAATTGGAGAAGTTGTCACCATAGATGAGGTAGCTGAACGCCTGGATACCATTAATTATGAAGTGGCATGTATGATATCCAGCCGGGTTCCGCGCATCTTTATAAAAAACAACCAAAGAAAGGCAGTAAAAAATATAATTTTAGATCAAACTCCCTAATTTCATGCATAAAGGACAGACCTTTTTGCTTATAATAGAGAGGAATTGTTAGGATATCCTTTTCATAGCTAGGTTTACGTGTTATCATAGTAACAGCATTGAATAGAGGTCTTTAGTGTAAGTGGAGGTGTAGCTTGTGTCAGATCCAAGCCTTACAACAGAAATAACTGTTCGGCTACCGAAACAACTTGTTTCCGAACTTGACAGCTATGCGGATAGTGAAAATTTGAATCTGAATGAACTCATTTATCGTGCAACGAACATGTATCTGCGTGAAAGAAAGAAAAGACAAATCCGAGAATCAATGAGAAGAGGCTATATGGAAATGTCCAAAATTAACCTCTCAATTGCTTCGGAAGCGTTTCAAGCGGAATATGAGGCAGAACATACCGTAGAAAAGCTGGTCAGCGGGGGATAAGTATTTGATTGTGAAACGTGG
This window encodes:
- a CDS encoding rhomboid family intramembrane serine protease, whose translation is MFVRTESFREYIKQYPMITAIVCINIIVYLAAFLPFLPNSTIINSLIGVNFFIQQGEIWRLVTPIFLHVSFTHFLMNSLAVVIFSPFLEKLLGKMGFLNLYLFSGIVGNLATFILLPPTYAHLGASGSFYGLFGFYFALILFRKHSFPKQIRQSIMVILGLGILFTAFQPNINWIGHVFGAIGGFGFAYYFLHFGRGKYQG
- the acpS gene encoding holo-ACP synthase; this translates as MIRGIGIDIIEKKRIEKVIERQPRFPQRILTSNEIAEYAQYPMKRKIEYLAGRFAAKEAYAKARGVGIGKELSFQSIEIQKDSFGKPYFSKPVSKGVHLTISHSQEFVVAQAIIEEV
- a CDS encoding LolA family protein, with amino-acid sequence MKKWLLPLLCLVLMVVLSACGAKSQEDVVGDLNKRMDDLTSYKTKAKMTLQMGTEPQEYNVEVWHNDPDFYRVELKNSQSDQSQMILRNKEGVFVLTPALNKSFRFQSDWPKNSSQPYLYESLVQDIMEDPEATFKETEKHYVFETKTRYQNNKMLPMQEITLSKEDLSPVSVKVMDTDRNPLVTVEFSDTEFNSKFNPDAFDMKRNMEGAQLDKETAADVDEEQSQGDEFAVMYSNDVAAKLIEEKMIDTEDGNRVIQMYQYQSADSTKKFTLIQEKAEIMPAGAMASTPVNGEPVDLGFTVGAMTATGIQWTYDGVEYMLASSELTPEEMVSVARSVQGTMVK
- the alr gene encoding alanine racemase is translated as MTFLRDTWAEVNLDAIEWNVKKMREFLSDDVQIMAVVKANAYGHGDLEVAETALESGASMVAVAILDEAIALRKKGIKAPILVLGASRPEDAPLAAAHDISVTVFQAGWLVKAERHLGIHPLKIHIKCDTGMGRLGVLSFSELNELVQMVKQSPQFIWEGIYTHFATADQIDERYFQKQLTMFDSWMEQLDEKPSMIHASNSAAAMKQDSKKFNAIRMGISMYGLSPSPEIKPFLPFELKPALSLYTKIVHVKRVEKGSAISYGNTYVAEQGEWIATLPIGYADGWIRKNQGKDVSLEGIRVPIVGRVCMDQCMIKLPDYYPEGTKVCLIGEVVTIDEVAERLDTINYEVACMISSRVPRIFIKNNQRKAVKNIILDQTP
- a CDS encoding CopG family ribbon-helix-helix protein → MSDPSLTTEITVRLPKQLVSELDSYADSENLNLNELIYRATNMYLRERKKRQIRESMRRGYMEMSKINLSIASEAFQAEYEAEHTVEKLVSGG